GGAAATGTTGAGCAGATAATGACCAGACATAGCAGGCTTAGATGTCCTTCTGCCCATGAAACCCAGCATAAATCTCTGGCTTGTAGAGCTGTTTTCTAACTGGAAACCTGAGTGGGTAAGGTTCAGTTGTGAAGGCTGAAGGACTGGGAACAAATTCTGCCTCTGGACCCTCTTGATAAGAGTCTGAAGGATCTGCTCTTGCGTTGTTTTACTAAGTGTCTCTTGGTACTGGTGCTGGTCAACACTGGGGTCCTTTCCTGAGAGGAGCTGAAATGTCCTTGGAATGTTAGGCAGAGCCCTGTTCTGGCAAAAGATCTTTCCAAGCTGTTGTGTGGGTAAATTTGACTGTCTGTCACCACCTTCAGCTCCAGTACCGTTCCCTGCTATGCTTGTAGTGCTGGACAATGCcgctcctttttcttcattagaaGCTAATGGGacagttttcctttctacttTGGTGAGAGGCTTAGGCAGGATTTGTTCCAGGGGGACATCCTTCCCTTGAAGAAGTTGAGTAACTAAAGGGTTGTTAGCAGGAATACTGGAGTTTGTTTTGGGAAGGGCCCCACTTGCACTTGAAGTTGCATGAGTTTTAAGGCTAGATGCTACTGACAAAGTGTTAGAGGGTGGAATAGATGTAGCAGATGTTACCACACCACCAGCCTGGGCTTCTGAGCTTATGGATGCCAGTGAAGATGTCAGAGAGGAAGGAGATTTGCTTTTAGAGATATCTAAACTGCTCCCTCCTAAGGCTGTAGGTGCTACCTTAGTTACATTTGTGTTGGTATCTGCTGTGGACGCAGTGACACAGATTGCTCCATCCCTGACAGCAGATGCCCCACAGACCTGGCTTGGACCTGCTGGAGCAGAAGGTGCTTTCTCTTGTCTGTCATTGCTAACAGCATATGGGGAGCCTGAAACCTGATTTACAGTCTTATTTGGGGGgctctgttttattctgttaattttGTCTAATGCTGATACCGCTGATGAGGAGGAGTTGGTGCCCGTATTGCTGGCTGGAGTTCTGGACTGTAACACGGAAGTTTGCTGTAGTTGTGCTCTCGGAGGATTGTGAGGTGGTGCCTGGCCCGTGGCCTGGGTCTCCACTTGGGTACGGGTCCCTGTGCAATGGGGAAGACACCTTCGCGAACCTCCCCCGCTTCCAGTTCCTGCCAGTTCCAGTGCATTTCCTCGAATTCCAGTTTCGCTGCCTCCGCTCGCTGCTGCGTTACTCCTCTCTCCTCCACCGCCGGGTGGgtccccgccgcctcccggccccggccccggcacggctccccccgcggcggcggcggcggcggctgcggcggcggcggccgctgccctCTGAGCCTTGGCCTGCTGCGCTTTCGCCTTGATGTCTGCCAGAGTCCTGGCGCCCGTTCTTCCCGGACTGGTAACCAAGGCTGGGAAACGTGCCCTGGGAGAGACCTGGCCCCCAGGAAATGGCATGGGGGAGATTCTGGAAACAGGAATCTaaaacagaggaggaggaaagtaCGACTGAGACAGGGAACACGTAACCCGCGTATTTAAGCACTGAAGCATTCGGAGTCGTGGTCTGAGGGAAATGCCCTCGTTCCCAGCTACGGTCTCCAGGTGCCTGGACACTGAGGGCAAGCCCGTTTCAGTCCTCGTAACTCAGACCGACGCTGCTCTCTCGCAGCCGCAGGTCAGGACGGCACCCACTGCTACCCACAGCCGACGCGCTCCAGGGCGCGTTCGGCCCGGCACTCGGCACCTACCATCCCTTCTTCTGAGCATCAAGGCAAAATGGTTTTCTATGCAGTTTTATGCACTAAAAGCTTTGTGTGAgcattctgctttattttcaactGCTCTTCTACCCCTGCACACCCACGCTTCTCCCCTCAATGTCTTCATGCAAAGGAATACTATTCTGTCCCCaccttagaatcatagaattagtaaggttggaaggcacctctggagatcagctagtccaacccccctgctcagcagggtcacctagagcatggtagacagggttgcatccaggcgggccttgaagatctccagagaaggagactccacaacctctctgggcaacctgtgccagggctccgtcactctcacagggaagaaattccccctcgccttcaggcggaacttcctgtgcttcagtttctgcccattgcctcttgtcctgtcacacgggacaactgaaaagagtttgtccccgtccccttgacaccctcccttcaggtacttgtacacactgatcagatcccccctcagtctgctcttccccaggctgaacaggcccagctctcgcagccgttcctcgtagggcaggtgctccagccctctgatcatcttcgtagccctacactggactctctccagtagctccatgtctctctcggactggggagcccagaactggacacaggactcgagatgaggcttccccagggctgaggagaggggcaggatcacctccctccacctgctggcaacactcttcccagtgcaccccaggagaccattggccttcttggtcacaagggcacattgctggctcacggtcaacttgtcatccaccagcactcccaggtccttctctgcagagctgcaagcTGCCCAGGCATTCTTCAGCCCCTTCTCCTGAAACACGCTCGCTGCTCCCCTCGGCATCCCAGCTCCCTCTCCCGGTGCGAGTCCCTTCCTCACCGAATGGGATCAGGACAGGGCACCCGCTATTACTGCATTTCTGTCTCCACTGAGTATATTTTTGGGTTGcgtttgttttcatttatctgCGATACCTGGCTGACTCTCAGTTGTCTTCTGATGAACCAGTTCACCACATCTTCCTTTTTTGAGGAATGACATATCTTTTACCTTaccaaagaaattattttcaatcaCCTTTCAATACATTCTGTGTTATTAAATTACCTCCCGTGTTTACTACATCACACTGGAAGGTCAACTATCTGTCCTGTGTGATATTCCAGTTCTTTTTTATTGACAGTTTTCCCCTAATTTTGTGTCATTAACAAATTTCATTAGTGCTTCCTTACTTTTGTGCCATATTTACTAGTgaacataatttaaataatgaaccatttcttaaattttgtttGACACTGACTAGTATAAAAGAATCTTAATATGAGATCAGAACTCCTAGAAGATACAGTAGTACAGTAACTAAGCAGTTTTCCACTTACAACTTATGCTTAAGGCTCAAAACCAGGgagttaaattttaaatagagGAAATTCTAGGTAGAAAAAGCATAGACTCTATTCTACAAAAATCAAACTGCATATTCATTCACATATGACTAAAAAATAGTGTTGTGCTGATTCATCCATTTAGTATCTGCTGTTCAGTATAACATCACTGAAGAAAGAATCAGAATTATCTGTGCACATGCAGCCTTGCAGCTGCTTTGACTGAAAGAGTATCCAACGTCTGAAAAGAGGCTGTTTATTATTTGCCAGTTGGGTATTTCCCGGAGGTTTAGTACCAAGTGTGTAATCCCATGAGCTGGATCTCAATTGCAAGAGAATAGCATTTTCCAAGCTGGaaacttttctttcatgcttCCATTTTCCCTATTCTAGGGTAATTTATTGTCTGTTTCCTTTTATATGTAGATTCTTGCTGAGCCTCAGCAGCTAAAGGACTTTAGGAATGGAGATGTTCCCAATGTTCCCTAAAATAGTCTTTCCCTGCTGCTTAGTCTGACAGCACACTGCATTCAGCTGGCATAAACGGTAACGATATCATTACTAGGTGGTCTTGTTTTAATCTCAGGTACATAACTCAGTTTCTTGGCTTGATACAATATAGAAAGCTGCTGATATCATTCTTTCTGGGCCTATTACAGTACTGCTGGCAAAATTCATACATCTGCAAAGTTCTGGGCACTCCTGGGCTGCAGCTTCCTCTGTTATTACAGTGTTGCAGCTCCCCCCCAGCTCTCCCCAGGGCCCATGCATCGTGCTCTACGGTACTGCCTGTTACAGTCCTTCCTGGGCTTTCACAAATTGCCAAAGCTTCTGGCCAACGTATCTTGTAACAGATGCATGTGTACAAGAGAGACTTAACTGAACTTCTCTAGCCAGCCAGCAGATTCTCTTTAGCAAATGGCTATGCTTCCACATTTTTGGATCAAGTACTTTCATTACTATCATAAGCGGTTAACAAAATTTACATACATTGATAGAATTGAACTGACAAAGCATTTTTGTGAGATCTCCCAGCTAAACTGACCAACATAAAGCCACTCTATGGATCTGTCTTCAGTTCTCTTTACCTTGAGTGGGGGTACACGTGGCACCTGGGTCCCAGCTGCAGGAAAGGACTGTGGCTGGGTCCGAAATGACTGCTGGTACTGACAATTCTCCATGACACGTGCCTTTTTTTCAGGAGTGATTAGAGCTTCTTCCCGACTCTCTGACTTCCTCTTATGGCCTTCAACACTGACTtccatttcttcatttacagGGGACTTCTTCTCTGGTGTTTCTGGAGTAGTCACTTGACTAGTCACGCTTGCTACTACTTCACCTGCTTCAGGGCTCTTTGGTTTACTTGGGGCCAAAGCTGAGGTACTCATAGTCTCTTTTACTAATACTTCTTTTGACGCAgcatgctttttctcttcttctggcTTTTGACTAATGGCAGTTTGTGGTTTCTCTTGGATGGATTCTCCGCTATCTTTTAAAGGCCTGGAGAGAGAATGGTCACTAGGTTTCACTGCACCGCCATCTGAGGAAGCTGAGGCCTCTGCAGATTTGGCTGGTTTTGGCTGCGtgtcctctcttctttcctctcctccttttttcattGCTGGTGCttcctggactgcttgtgcttTAGGTTCTAATGGAGAAGTAATCTCCTCTTTGAGTGGTGCCAGAACAGCTGGCATGCATTTTGGCTGTTCAGCTGCTAGATTTCCAGTCTCTGTCTCAGCAGGACTCGTATTTGCCGTCAGTCTCTGGGACTCTTCAGGGCTTAGTCCAgaactaaaaaggaaaacaaaatttttattttataaaatattttttaaaaagcatactGTCCTTATGATTCTCTACATACCACGCCCTAATGAAATATGTCCAATCCCCCAAATATTATACCACAGTCTTTGAAAACCTACAGTGCTGCTAGTAATTCCAAGCAAaacttggaggaatcccatgggataGGGCCCTAGAAGGGAAcggggtccaggagagctggttaatCATCAAGCTTCACTTCTTCCAAGCTCAGGAGTTGTGCATGCCTATGAGTAACAAGTCCAGCAAAGaaggcaggagacctgcctggatgagcaaggagctcctgggaAAACTCAAACAGACTAAGGAAGCAAACAGAAcatggaagaggggacaggtcacttgggaggaatatagaaATGTTGGTCTGAGTATGCAGGGATGAGaggaggaaggctaaggcccatgtggaattaaatctggcaagggatgtcaaagacaacaagaaaggcttcttcGAAGACATCAGTAGCATAAAGAAGTCTAAGGAAAACGTGGGCCCAATGttgaatggggcaggggccctggtgatgaaggatacagagaaggcagaattactgcatgccttctttgcttcagtcttcactgctaagggcagccctcaggaatcccagagcctggagacaagacaggaagtctggagaaaggaagactttcctttggtcaaggaggatcaggttagagataTTTTAGGCAAACCTGATACCCACAAATCCAAGGGCCCTGATGGAAGGCacccacaagtactgagggagctggcagatgttgtgCCAGgccaggcaactacaggcctgtcagcctcacctccatcacTGGAAAGGTGACAGAACAGCTCAtgctggatgtcatctctaagcatgtggagcaaaagaaggtgatcaggagtagtcagcatggattcatcaaggggaaatcctgcttatcCAATCTGATCGCCTTCTCTGATGGAttgactggctgggtagagaTGAGGGGAGAGTGGTGGGTGTTGtctcctttgacttcagcaaggctttggacactgtctcccataacatcctcctagataaactTAGGAAgttgggctagatgagtggacagtgaggtggattaagAACTGGCAGAAAGAGCTCTGAGGGTTGCGCTCAGAggcgcagagtctagttggGGGCatgtagctagcagtgtcccccaggggtcagttCAACTTACTCCTCAgtgacctggacaaagggacagagtgcctcctcagcaagtttgttgatgaTCCCAaactgggagcagtggctgatgcacctgatggctgtgctgccattcagagagacctggacaggctggagagctgggtggagaggaaacTCTTA
The sequence above is a segment of the Rhea pennata isolate bPtePen1 chromosome 3, bPtePen1.pri, whole genome shotgun sequence genome. Coding sequences within it:
- the ASXL2 gene encoding putative Polycomb group protein ASXL2 isoform X1, translated to MREKGRRKKGRTWAEAARTVLEKYPNTPMSHKEILQVIQKEGLKEISGTSPLACLNAMLHTNSRGEEGIFYKVPGRMGVYTLKKDVPDGLKELSDGSEESSDAQSDSQSSENSSSSSSSSDACSNKDGKKSRWKRKVSSRLSQASSPQSGCPSPSIQTSKVISSSQKHSKKALKQALKQQQQKQQQQQCRAGMPVSANQHVLLKAVKAASDSAPAKPAWEGKQSDGQSSSPQNSTSSSSASVKLDNSLPGLGKKPFQRSDRLHARQLKRTKCAEIDVETPDSILVNTNLRALINKHTFSVLPAECQQRLLLLLPEVDRQVGADGLMKLSGSALNNEFFTSAAQGWKERLSEGEFTPEMQLRIRQEIEKEKKVELWKERFFESYYGQSSGLSPEESQRLTANTSPAETETGNLAAEQPKCMPAVLAPLKEEITSPLEPKAQAVQEAPAMKKGGEERREDTQPKPAKSAEASASSDGGAVKPSDHSLSRPLKDSGESIQEKPQTAISQKPEEEKKHAASKEVLVKETMSTSALAPSKPKSPEAGEVVASVTSQVTTPETPEKKSPVNEEMEVSVEGHKRKSESREEALITPEKKARVMENCQYQQSFRTQPQSFPAAGTQVPRVPPLKIPVSRISPMPFPGGQVSPRARFPALVTSPGRTGARTLADIKAKAQQAKAQRAAAAAAAAAAAAAAGGAVPGPGPGGGGDPPGGGGERSNAAASGGSETGIRGNALELAGTGSGGGSRRCLPHCTGTRTQVETQATGQAPPHNPPRAQLQQTSVLQSRTPASNTGTNSSSSAVSALDKINRIKQSPPNKTVNQVSGSPYAVSNDRQEKAPSAPAGPSQVCGASAVRDGAICVTASTADTNTNVTKVAPTALGGSSLDISKSKSPSSLTSSLASISSEAQAGGVVTSATSIPPSNTLSVASSLKTHATSSASGALPKTNSSIPANNPLVTQLLQGKDVPLEQILPKPLTKVERKTVPLASNEEKGAALSSTTSIAGNGTGAEGGDRQSNLPTQQLGKIFCQNRALPNIPRTFQLLSGKDPSVDQHQYQETLSKTTQEQILQTLIKRVQRQNLFPVLQPSQLNLTHSGFQLENSSTSQRFMLGFMGRRTSKPAMSGHYLLNISTYGRGSESLRRGFSLNPENRLCLNSPADAPKIEFGECEDIPGNGSSSDEGDADDESTGDEHEHSSVKEEPLITQVSDQCEKEQVSHSINSSDYSVLTKKSVKTEAVVSQQAAINKETVQTFDETTLARDFIQAAQEQVAHAMKGKMHSNPELFSSSVASSDSVQHQSPLHSHSHPPKLCGNAAAQLIGPSYSGTINVSTSPDVNQGSLMTGLSECNQLSSSMGNVMSFSVTVTTIPTSQAMNSGNHSQTIPVQAFAEDNSMEDSPSKCYCRLKAMIMCKGCGAFCHDDCIGPSKLCVSCLVVR
- the ASXL2 gene encoding putative Polycomb group protein ASXL2 isoform X2; the encoded protein is MLMVLEKYPNTPMSHKEILQVIQKEGLKEISGTSPLACLNAMLHTNSRGEEGIFYKVPGRMGVYTLKKDVPDGLKELSDGSEESSDAQSDSQSSENSSSSSSSSDACSNKDGKKSRWKRKVSSRLSQASSPQSGCPSPSIQTSKVISSSQKHSKKALKQALKQQQQKQQQQQCRAGMPVSANQHVLLKAVKAASDSAPAKPAWEGKQSDGQSSSPQNSTSSSSASVKLDNSLPGLGKKPFQRSDRLHARQLKRTKCAEIDVETPDSILVNTNLRALINKHTFSVLPAECQQRLLLLLPEVDRQVGADGLMKLSGSALNNEFFTSAAQGWKERLSEGEFTPEMQLRIRQEIEKEKKVELWKERFFESYYGQSSGLSPEESQRLTANTSPAETETGNLAAEQPKCMPAVLAPLKEEITSPLEPKAQAVQEAPAMKKGGEERREDTQPKPAKSAEASASSDGGAVKPSDHSLSRPLKDSGESIQEKPQTAISQKPEEEKKHAASKEVLVKETMSTSALAPSKPKSPEAGEVVASVTSQVTTPETPEKKSPVNEEMEVSVEGHKRKSESREEALITPEKKARVMENCQYQQSFRTQPQSFPAAGTQVPRVPPLKIPVSRISPMPFPGGQVSPRARFPALVTSPGRTGARTLADIKAKAQQAKAQRAAAAAAAAAAAAAAGGAVPGPGPGGGGDPPGGGGERSNAAASGGSETGIRGNALELAGTGSGGGSRRCLPHCTGTRTQVETQATGQAPPHNPPRAQLQQTSVLQSRTPASNTGTNSSSSAVSALDKINRIKQSPPNKTVNQVSGSPYAVSNDRQEKAPSAPAGPSQVCGASAVRDGAICVTASTADTNTNVTKVAPTALGGSSLDISKSKSPSSLTSSLASISSEAQAGGVVTSATSIPPSNTLSVASSLKTHATSSASGALPKTNSSIPANNPLVTQLLQGKDVPLEQILPKPLTKVERKTVPLASNEEKGAALSSTTSIAGNGTGAEGGDRQSNLPTQQLGKIFCQNRALPNIPRTFQLLSGKDPSVDQHQYQETLSKTTQEQILQTLIKRVQRQNLFPVLQPSQLNLTHSGFQLENSSTSQRFMLGFMGRRTSKPAMSGHYLLNISTYGRGSESLRRGFSLNPENRLCLNSPADAPKIEFGECEDIPGNGSSSDEGDADDESTGDEHEHSSVKEEPLITQVSDQCEKEQVSHSINSSDYSVLTKKSVKTEAVVSQQAAINKETVQTFDETTLARDFIQAAQEQVAHAMKGKMHSNPELFSSSVASSDSVQHQSPLHSHSHPPKLCGNAAAQLIGPSYSGTINVSTSPDVNQGSLMTGLSECNQLSSSMGNVMSFSVTVTTIPTSQAMNSGNHSQTIPVQAFAEDNSMEDSPSKCYCRLKAMIMCKGCGAFCHDDCIGPSKLCVSCLVVR
- the ASXL2 gene encoding putative Polycomb group protein ASXL2 isoform X3, with translation MLHTNSRGEEGIFYKVPGRMGVYTLKKDVPDGLKELSDGSEESSDAQSDSQSSENSSSSSSSSDACSNKDGKKSRWKRKVSSRLSQASSPQSGCPSPSIQTSKVISSSQKHSKKALKQALKQQQQKQQQQQCRAGMPVSANQHVLLKAVKAASDSAPAKPAWEGKQSDGQSSSPQNSTSSSSASVKLDNSLPGLGKKPFQRSDRLHARQLKRTKCAEIDVETPDSILVNTNLRALINKHTFSVLPAECQQRLLLLLPEVDRQVGADGLMKLSGSALNNEFFTSAAQGWKERLSEGEFTPEMQLRIRQEIEKEKKVELWKERFFESYYGQSSGLSPEESQRLTANTSPAETETGNLAAEQPKCMPAVLAPLKEEITSPLEPKAQAVQEAPAMKKGGEERREDTQPKPAKSAEASASSDGGAVKPSDHSLSRPLKDSGESIQEKPQTAISQKPEEEKKHAASKEVLVKETMSTSALAPSKPKSPEAGEVVASVTSQVTTPETPEKKSPVNEEMEVSVEGHKRKSESREEALITPEKKARVMENCQYQQSFRTQPQSFPAAGTQVPRVPPLKIPVSRISPMPFPGGQVSPRARFPALVTSPGRTGARTLADIKAKAQQAKAQRAAAAAAAAAAAAAAGGAVPGPGPGGGGDPPGGGGERSNAAASGGSETGIRGNALELAGTGSGGGSRRCLPHCTGTRTQVETQATGQAPPHNPPRAQLQQTSVLQSRTPASNTGTNSSSSAVSALDKINRIKQSPPNKTVNQVSGSPYAVSNDRQEKAPSAPAGPSQVCGASAVRDGAICVTASTADTNTNVTKVAPTALGGSSLDISKSKSPSSLTSSLASISSEAQAGGVVTSATSIPPSNTLSVASSLKTHATSSASGALPKTNSSIPANNPLVTQLLQGKDVPLEQILPKPLTKVERKTVPLASNEEKGAALSSTTSIAGNGTGAEGGDRQSNLPTQQLGKIFCQNRALPNIPRTFQLLSGKDPSVDQHQYQETLSKTTQEQILQTLIKRVQRQNLFPVLQPSQLNLTHSGFQLENSSTSQRFMLGFMGRRTSKPAMSGHYLLNISTYGRGSESLRRGFSLNPENRLCLNSPADAPKIEFGECEDIPGNGSSSDEGDADDESTGDEHEHSSVKEEPLITQVSDQCEKEQVSHSINSSDYSVLTKKSVKTEAVVSQQAAINKETVQTFDETTLARDFIQAAQEQVAHAMKGKMHSNPELFSSSVASSDSVQHQSPLHSHSHPPKLCGNAAAQLIGPSYSGTINVSTSPDVNQGSLMTGLSECNQLSSSMGNVMSFSVTVTTIPTSQAMNSGNHSQTIPVQAFAEDNSMEDSPSKCYCRLKAMIMCKGCGAFCHDDCIGPSKLCVSCLVVR